cagtgatgtgtagtagaaatctggaattctctccccaaaaggctgtggatgcaggGACAatcggagctttcaagactgactttgctagatttttgttgggtgaggttatcaagggatatggaattgAGGTGCACGTCAGCCCCATTATCCTGTTCCAATAAGGGCAAACTGTGTGCCCAGACCTCCAATGAAATGCATTGTTTCCTCCCACTCCCACTTGCTTCCCATCAGCTGGGCCACTATAATAAACCTGGTGAGTTCAAACTCTGTTTCCTACATCCAAATAAAACATGAGATTttctcctcctctttaactgcctGAACACCAAATTCCAAACCCCGAGAATGAATAAATATCCTTCTATTCAAAAATCTAACTTTTTTCCAGCCAAGAACTATATTTTTTCATTGCCTCACTCCCCAATTGCCTTACTGTAAATCTCATGACTGTTAGTTACTCTTCTGGTCCATAGGTCACCAGCTAACGTCTATTTCCTGGGTGCAAAAACCAGGAGCAATTTTTGGTTTCAATTCATTCTCTGGATggagacattgctggcaaggccaacatctattgcccatccctggttgccctgtGAAGGTGTTGGCAAGGCAATTGAATAGCtaactaggccacttcagagggcagttaagagtagaCCATGTTGATGTGGAACCAGATTGTTTTGTACATGAGGTTTCCTTTTCTAAATACTGTGCCTGTGCCACTTAATGCAGGCGCAACACTTCTGTGGCTTCTGCTGAGAAGCTAAGCAGGACTCTTGCCTGCAGTAGCTGTGGATCAAACATTCTCATTTAATCAGGGCAAAGGGGTTGTTGCTGGCCCATTCACCAATTTCCTGTGGTTGGCCAGCAACACAGGAGGGCCTAGACATGCCTCAGATTGtagggtgggagtgggggaaggagtgtgGATGATGAGAAGACACGAAAATAAGTGCCACCTTATAGTGTCCTCAAAAATCATCAAGCTAAAGGCCCTCTGGATCTCCATCAGCAGCAAGAAAGTCCTGCCCATGCAGCCATTACCACTGCAGCGAGCTTCTCCTGGACCACTAAAtcaatcaaaaagagcagtggtgggggggcggaggggggagcAGGTTTTAAATCTCAAATACAGCACAGCCCAACTTCTAGGTAAATAGTGATGCAGCTGCTATCTTGCTGAGGGCCTTTAAAGAACCTTAAGCTGTTGTCTGTAAGAAGGATTTTAAGTGGATGTTCTGCCAGCCCACTCCCAGATCAATGAGTTGCTCCAAATGCACAAACAGCTTTGTCGACATGGTTCAAATTAGAACCGGCCATGAAAATCGTTTGGTCCTCTGACTGCTTCTATCAGGCAAGACATGGACTCCCTCTGCCTGCCTGCCAGTCTTGTCTGATGGAGGCAGTCCCATCAAAAGCGGCCCCACTAGTGTCATACAAAGACTTGACTTGGTTGACATTCACCATCTCCAATTGCAGTTATCACTGTAACGATGAACTCTTCTCTTTGTTGCCATGCATTGCGATGAAGCTGGTAGAGCCAGGTCCATGTGTCCTGAGGGATGGTTCTTTTACGCATCTTCTTGCTACGGATATTTCACTTTCCAATTAACTTGGGCCCAAGCCGAGGTACATGTATatttattaaaatcaatgtgtgagtTTCAAAGATGCAGATATGGTATTAACTTCTAAAGGAGCATAGCTGCTGAGAATATTTGAAAGGAACATCAGAGATCCATCCAATAATGTATTGGCATTAAGGAAGCAACCAGTTAACCAATGACCATCACTTTATCATACTTAAGAAAGAACTTAGGTAGCACTTGCAttgctcctttcatgacctcaggacacccaGTAGCCTGGGTTCTTTAATGCCCTCCTGAAAGGGCATATGGAATCTCCGTTTaaagtctcacctgaaagacattgCAGCACTCTTTTGGTACAGCACTGAAATGCCAATCAAGATTACGCACTCAAGACTTCAGAGTGGGACTAAAACTCATGTCCTTCTTACTGAGAGTCGAGAATGCTACCACTATATCTTTTCTTTTTATCATATTTGGGAATAGCCAATACTCTTGTCACTGAATAATGTGTTAAGGAGAGTTATCATACTTCAGTGAATGAAGATTGcaaaaataacaacaacttgtaattaCATAATGTTtttaacataataaatgtcccaaggcaattcacaggagcattatgcaatttgacactgagccaccttAGGATGAAAATAGggtagatggccaacagcttggtcAGAAAAGTACGTTTTAAgggacatcttaaaggaggagaggtagagaaaTGGTGAGTATTAGGGACGGATTTTGAGAGCTTAAGACCTTGGCAACTGAaggaacagccaccaatggtggagccattaaaattggGAATGATCAAGAGGCAGAATTTGATGAGTGCAGAcacctcggagggttgtggggcagaggtagttacagagatagggaggggcaaggccatagagggatttgaaacaaggaattttaaaattgagatgttgcttacCAGGGAGCGAATGAATGTCCGTGAGTACAGTgacgataggtgaatgggacttggtgcaattaaggacacaggcagcagagttttggatgacctcaagtttaggatggatagaatgtgggaggccggactggggtgtgttggaatagtcaagtctcatggtaacaaaggtatggatgagggcttTGGTAGCAGGTGAGCCGAGACAGGGACGGAGCCAAGTCGGTGGGGTGGCATCAAGGCATTGTTACGGAGGTGATCATAGTGATGGTGCACCAAAGTGGTTCGAAGCTCCTCTCatggtcaaatacgacaccaagattgtgaagaatctggttcagcctctgacAGTGGCTATGGTGAGGGATGGAATCGatggctagggaacagaatttgtactgaggaccaaagacaatggcttcagtcttcctaatatttaattggaggaaatttctgctcatccattactgataaactgtctgacaatctagacacagtggaggagtcaatagagttgtggtgaggtagagctgggtgtcgtcagtgtacatgtgaaaactgatgctgtgttttcagatgatgtcgccaaggggcagcatgtagatgaaaaataggaggaagccaaggatagatctttgggggacaccagaggtaacagtgtgaaaatgggaaaagaagccattacaagtgattctctggctatgattagataggtaagaatggaaccaggcgagtgcagttccatacagctggatgatagtggagaggtgttggaggcagTTCCAATTTTTTCTAAATAAAATTGTCCTGAAAGCTGGCTCCAACTCTACTGTTTCTCCCTGAAATGCTGTAAACACAGAAAGAAGCCCATTTATCAGGGTCCCTGCTGCCCCATTGCTGGATTGTACCAGAGCAAGCTGCAGCCAGTTATGGTATTAATGTAGCCCGGGGACATACCTGGTGCAGGCTTTCTCCCTACAGGAAAGCAGCAGCAGGTGAAGGACACAAAGATCTTGTGGGCCCTTAACAAGGAAAAATCACTTTGACTTGCAGATTCTTAGATTCTCTGGTCTGGTGATTTTCCTGGAGTGAGCCTTCCACCATCTTCTCACTGCGTCCAATGGCGGTATCAAAAGGAAGTAGATTATGGGGGAGCAGGGGTAAACAGGAGAATCCGCTCCCTCTTTGTTTACATATTGGCTCAAACCTGCTAAGAAGTCCCAGAAAATCAGGGGCAACGTTAAGAGGACTAAGACTGTATGTAATGGGTCTCTGTTCCCCTTGTTTTTGACCTTTGCATCCTGGTGACCTCAATGGTCAGGAAAATGTGCTCAATGGAAATGTCAGACAGGTTGAGTTAGGAGTGCTGTGTTAAAGATTGGCTTAAGGGACATACTCAGCTTCAGGTGTGCAGCTGAAACACCAAATAAAAGTAAGCAGTGTGGCATTTCTGAATGAATCCTGAGGGTGAAGGACAGAATTTAGTCATGGTGACACTATAAATCAATGAGTTAGACTTTGGCTTGAGAGTCCACAATGCAATTCttaatttttcttcctttcttCCAGAATGACTGTATGTCATATGGAAATGGAGGTCACCTTGCCTCCATCCACAATAACAGAGAAGCTGATATAATCGCAAACAATCTCAGTGCTTTCCCCAAAGAAGCTGATGTTTGGATCGGAGGGCATGATCCTCAAGAGGTAGAGAAAGATTAATGTGTATTGCATCTTCAATGGAATAAGTGCAGAACCAGTGATCATCTAATACCCTGCAGGAGAATTTAACATGATCCACTCAGCGTAAACAGGGCAGTAACAGCCTGGAAATGACCATTTACAATGGAGCTCCAGTTGATGCCATCTCCAAAGGGGCTGACTGCTGGGTGGTCAGTTCCTAGAGGGCAGTTTTGCCCACAGGGTGTCCATATCAGAAAATTGggaacacagtgccccatgatttTCTGGGTGTTCATTGCAATGCTTGGAGAATTATTGGCATTGCTCGCCCAACTTTCCACCATGGGTTCCCCACTATCTGGCAGTGCAGACACATTTAATTTTTGATTTGTATGAGCATCTACATACGGGTTTTGGAtgtggtggtgtagtggttatgATATTGAGCCAACAAGCCATACTTTCAAATCCCACCAATAGAATTCAGTCAATCAGGTAATTTATGACCTGGCACGAGGAAATATTACCATGAAAGCTGACAAATTTTCTTAAGAACGTAACTAGTTCAATGTTTTTCAGGCAAGGGCCACCAATCCTGGTCTAGCCTACAGATGAGTCCATTCCACATTATGTGGTTAACTCTTATTGCCCTGTGAAGTGGCATAGTCAGGCACCTGATTATAAAATGTTGCTTCAAAATTTCAATGAAGAGAAGAAAATTGGACACACCTATCAGCAATGACCCATGCAGCGTGTAGGGATGAAAGCAatcccagcccagtcaaccctacaAAGTTCTTCTTGCTAATATCGGAGGGCTAGTGCCTAAATTGGAAAAGTTGTCACACAAAATTAGTCcaacaacagcctggcatagttgtactcacagaatcatatctatcAGCAGACCTGGGGGCTTTGTGGTAACTAGTTGGATGGGGGTATTTGGGAGTCATCAACATTGGCTCCAGAACCTATGAAGTCTCTTGAAATCCACATTAACAAAGCTAAGGAAACTTCCTGCCTTCCCCCCAATTTATGAATCAATGCTCCTGCATGGTGAACACCATTTGAGGTCATAGATTATGCTGGTATACAACTCTTTTGTGCTTGATGACTCAGTTGACAAGTCTTTGTTTCAACACTGAAACAGAACAGGAAGAGTGTGCAGGACTGTGAGTTTGGAGTTTAGCCGGTACTGGCAAGTGTCGGGACCGCTTTACTGTTCTATTTCAGTTTGTTACTTTAAACACCAGAGTACACAGGCATCAGTTGTAACAACCACAGAATCAGGTCTTTAACAAGCTCTTGTTACATGATCCTGTTCCAATAAAGGCTTTGacttggatggtttcgagcttcttgattgttaccAGAAACCACAGACTTggacacctaccacaccttgaactcttaccctttaccttctatctctcttctcttgagtgtgttgtgaacattttggggaatgactattgttcaataaatagttaatcttctattttaaaccgacaagaaaagctgtcactgtctgtttatttggcaagtaaaacacaggggctaattcataattttaaacaaagcacaattggggtcagttgggaggtgaaccacACACCTGTCTGTAACAGCGTCCtcaaacattgactccagatcccacgaagtctcatggcatcaggccagacacaggcaaggaaaccacctgcttattaccacctactgccctccctcagctgatgaatcagtactcctccatattgaacaccacttggaagaaacacgaaGGGTAGCaagggtgacttcaatgtccatcaccaagaatggcttggtagcaccactgctgacagaGCTGATAGAAacttctaagtaggacagtctctttcaaaggtgcaggcctgggtatttttagtcttaaacttgttgaggtgttgtagatttctggtgttaagatttcagactggaggtgttgGTCACttacagttctctgctgcaccaagttgaagtgtaaaatcagcagcagggcttcttcttgtttagactgggtctttccacagcccctggcttgactgccttctgtgatgtgtctgtgatctctcctctctctccagagagctacctttttaaggtaaaaatttctCACATTAGTTTCTGTTAGGACATGCATGGCCGtctcccctgttgtgaccacacaatgggacAAGATATGATAACCATTGCCATTGCTTGAggtttgaatgggaatcattctgttataaTGTTGCTGCTTCACACCTTATTCATCTAGGTTTGGCTACAAGCTTGACTGTCTCCAGCATCCTGTGTTAATCCAGTCATGTCGATcacagtcattaatatgcaatagctcctttcaatttcaaaggggttctctccagagctaattcagatgaggttaacaagCCTCATCATTGCAGatgagtttgtggatttccagtacaggaggggtcacatggcCACTACTCCATTTGGGCTGTGTTTAAGTGTCCATGATCTGGCgattttgtttagcagttgaccttttcaattcataattcttccatttcattgtttatttcatcacggctccttctgtACATGACAACTcttagggccactccctcctgactttataccactgtgctgccatctctggtgagggagcattggctgtaaggtatggtttggtgagtatgtcaggctgttgcttgactagtctgtgggacagctcccaattttggcacaagttcccaggtgttagtgagaaggactttgAAGGGTCATCTGGGCAGGATGTGCCTTTATCATTTCCAGATGGtccttttatttttattcttttctGACTTTTTTGCAGCtgtttgaatggcttgctaggctatttcagagtcaaccacatttctgtggatctggagtcacatgttgaccAAACCTGGTCAGGatgacaaatttccttccctaaaggacattattgaaccagatggctttgtataacaatccagtcatttcatggtcgccattactgagactagctttttatttcagatttattaattaattgaatttaaattctagctgctgtgatgggatttgaactcctgtctctggTACAATAGtccaggactctggattactagtctagtaatatTGCCACAATGCTACTATTACCATTCTGTTTCAGTACTCTGAAAAGGAGAGAGGTGCTGCCAATGGAGGTAGCATGGTTGATTCGTTATCCAAATGCCTGAAATAGTAACCCCTAAGCCTAGACTAGTAATTTAATGACCTGAGCAAGTAACCCAAagcctggacttgtaatccagaggcctgaattaATAAGCCAGAGAATGTGAGTTAAGGGGAAGATAGATGAGTTCACGAGACAGGGGATATGCTGGCAAGATGAGATgacgtagggtgggaggaggctcatgtggagcataaaccctgGCATAGACCATTTGGGCACAATGGCCTATTTCTGTACAGTAAATTCTATTTATTTCTCCATAAAAGTCCCATTATGGAAATTTGAGATTTGAATTCAGTTATTAACAAAAACAAGGAAATAGTGAAAGCAATTATCTGTAAAATGACCATGAAGTTGtcaaattgtcgtaaaaacccaactggttcactatctCTCTTAGGAAAGGAAATAGGTCATCCTTACACTGTCTTGCTTTTATGTGACTCCAATCTCACATCAATGTGATTGAAttttaactgccctctaaagtgggccagcaagtcactcaattgtatcaaaccactgaGTACTTTCACCATATGGACCAAAGTGGTTGAAAGACACCACCATCTTCTTAGGGcaactagggttgggcaataaataccTGCGATCCCCATATCCTGAAAATGAATTAAGAATGACTCCCTGCAGTGCATTAACTCCAtgttctttatttttatttattaagagatacagcactgaaacaggcccttcggcccaccgagtctgtgccgaccaagaatcacccatttatactaaccctactgtaatcccttattccctatcacctacctacactaggggcaatttacaatggccaatttacctatcacctgcaagtctttggcagtgggaggaaaccggagcacccgacgaaaacccacacagtcacagggagaacttgcaaactccacacaggcagtacccagaagcgaacccgggtccctggagctgtgaggctgcggtgctaaccactgcacccacTGCGCCACTATCATTTGAAATCATATAAGAAGTAAATGACATGCAACAGACACAATGTTTGATATGGTTACTCCAGTGCAAGGCAGTAAATGATGTGTGGCACATCGCTTGATGTAAAATGGTTTACATTTCAACTTGCATGGTTTTACTTTGATTTAAATATTGCTGTAACCTTCACCCCAAATGCATAAGCAAATCACTTCAGTGTAAATTTGATTCCAATTTCAGAATCGTCGCTGGAAATGGACTGATGGCTCCATGTTTAACTACAAAAGTTGGGCTTCTTTCGAACCAAATAACGTAGACAACCAGGAGTACTGTATGGAGCTCGAACAAAGATATGGTATGTCACCTTTCAAATGTCCCTTCATTAATATAGCTTTACCCACTCCCCTTTACTGTCGGTCTATTATTTatctttgggaaaatgttagaacctattattaaagacgttatagcagggcacttagaaaaatacaaagtaatcaggcagagtcaacacagttttgtgaaagggaagtcatgtttaaccaacttattggagttctttggagaagtaacatatgctgtggatgtactgtacttagatttccagaaggcatttgataaggtgtcacatcaaaggttgttgcagaaaataaaagttcatggtgtaggggtaacatattggcatgcatagaagattggctagataacaagaagcagagagtagacataaatgggtcattttctggttggcaagatgtaacgagtggtgtaccacagggatctgtgctggggcctcaactttttacaatttatgtaaatgacttcgatgaagggactgaaggtatggttgctaaatttgctgatgacccaaagataggtaggaaattaagttgtgaagaggacataaggggactacaaagggatatagataggttaggtgagtgggcaaagatctggcaaatggagtataatatgggaaaatgtgaaattgtctattttggcaggaagaataaaaaagaagcatagtaactaaatggtgagagattgcagaactctaagatgcagagggatctgggtgtcctagtgtatgatttgcaaaaggttagtatttaatttcagcaagtaattagggaagctaatagaatgttattgtttattgtgaggaggattgaatacaaaagtagggaggttctgcttcagttatgcggggcattggtgacaccacatctggagtactgtgtgtacagtattggcctccttatttaaggatgtaaatgtgttggaagcagttcagagacggtttactggactaatacctggaatgggtgggttgtcttatgaggaaaggttggacaggctgggtttgtatccactggaatttagaagagtaagaggcgacttgattgaaacatataagatcctgaggggataaaagcaaaatactgcagatgctgcaaatctgaaataaaaacaagaaatgctggaaatactcaacaggtctggcagcatctgtggagagggaagcagagttaacgtttcagatcagtgacccttcatcaggacagaagatcctgaggggtcttgacagggtggatgtggaaaggatgtttccccttgtgggagaatctagaactaggggtcactgtttaaaaataaggcgtcgcccatttaagacagagatgcggagaaactttttctctctgaggatcgtgagtctttggaactctcttcctcaaaaggcagtggaagcagtctttaaatatttttaaggcagagatagatacattcttgataagcaagggagtgaaaggttatcatgggtaggtgggaatgtggagttgaggttacaatcagatcagcatgatcttgttgaat
This window of the Heterodontus francisci isolate sHetFra1 chromosome 27, sHetFra1.hap1, whole genome shotgun sequence genome carries:
- the LOC137385027 gene encoding regenerating islet-derived protein 4-like; amino-acid sequence: MFLNTASAGRARSMCPEGWFFYASSCYGYFTFQLTWAQAENDCMSYGNGGHLASIHNNREADIIANNLSAFPKEADVWIGGHDPQENRRWKWTDGSMFNYKSWASFEPNNVDNQEYCMELEQRYGFQRWNDVPCNTKNYYICKYKS